The Chlorocebus sabaeus isolate Y175 chromosome 16, mChlSab1.0.hap1, whole genome shotgun sequence genome window below encodes:
- the LOC103242767 gene encoding C-C motif chemokine 3, with protein sequence MQVSTAALAVLLCTAVLCNQISATFAADTPTSCCFSYISRQIPQNFVADYFETSSQCSKPGVIFLTKRGRQVCADPSKEWVQKYVSDLEPSA encoded by the exons ATGCAGGTCTCCACTGCTGCCCTTGCTGTCCTCCTCTGCACCGCGGTCCTCTGCAACCAGATCTCGGCAACAT TTGCTGCTGACACCCCGACCTCCTGCTGCTTCAGCTACATCTCCCGGCAGATTCCACAGAATTTCGTAGCTGACTACTTTGAGACCAGCAGCCAGTGCTCTAAGCCCGGTGTCAT CTTCCTAACCAAGAGAGGCCGGCAGGTCTGTGCTGACCCCAGTAAGGAGTGGGTCCAGAAATACGTCAGCGACCTGGAGCCGAGTGCCTGA